From the genome of Torulaspora globosa chromosome 2, complete sequence, one region includes:
- the HTS1 gene encoding histidine--tRNA ligase (ancestral locus Anc_7.445) yields the protein MLLRASTRSISSLRKLSTKMSQTSDAAAAAASSKKAKASKLQVSLKTPKGTKDWADTDMVIREAIFSTLSKLFKRHGGVTIDTPVFELREILAGKYGEDSKLIYDLQDQGGELCSLRYDLTVPFARYVAMNNIQNIKRFHIAKVYRRDQPAMTKGRMREFYQCDFDIAGNYEAMVPDAECLSVAVEGLTSLGIKDFKIKLNHRKILDGIFKISGVKDEDVRKISSAVDKLDKAPWEVVKQEITVEKGQSEETAKKIGEYVKLNGSLRDIHSKLSEDPEISANELAKAGLDDIALLINYVEALGIDSFISFDLSLARGLDYYTGLIYEVVTEASAPPKNASDLKKKAKADEDASAYVGVGSIAAGGRYDKLVSMFVEASGKKPVEIPCVGISFGVERIFSLIKQRTISASLKPTATQVFVMAFGGGKDWTGYLPERMRIAKQLWEAGIETEYVYKSKANPRKQFDAADKSGASLAVILGKEEYADGKLRVKRLGPEFADDDGEVVKAEEIVKVVKEKLSQVHQDGIDQVTRLIKGL from the coding sequence ATGCTACTTCGAGCATCAACAAGGTCGATCAGTTCCCTTCGCAAATTGTCGACGAAAATGTCTCAAACATCTGATGCTGCCGCGGCAGCTGCGAGTTccaagaaggccaaggCATCAAAGCTACAGgtgtctttgaagacaCCCAAGGGTACTAAAGATTGGGCTGATACCGATATGGTTATCAGAGAAGCCATCTTCTCGACGTTATCCAAACTTTTCAAGCGTCACGGTGGTGTGACAATCGATACTCCTGTTTTCGAGTTGAGAGAGATCTTGGCAGGCAAATACGGTGAGGACTCAAAGTTGATCTACGATTTGCAAGACCAGGGTGGTGAACTATGCTCCTTGCGCTACGACCTGACTGTTCCTTTTGCGAGATACGTCGCCATGAACAACATCCAAAACATCAAGAGATTCCATATTGCAAAGGTTTACAGAAGAGATCAACCCGCCATGACCAAGGGGAGAATGAGAGAATTTTATCAATGTGACTTCGACATAGCTGGCAATTATGAAGCCATGGTTCCCGATGCCGAATGTCTTTCTGTCGCCGTGGAAGGTTTGACAAGTCTGGGAATCAAAGATTTCAAGATTAAACTGAATCACAGAAAGATTCTGGACGGcattttcaagatttccGGTGTGAAAGACGAAGACGTCAGAAAAATCTCGTCTGCCGTGGATAAGTTGGACAAAGCCCCATGGGAGGTCGTCAAGCAGGAAATTACCGTGGAGAAGGGTCAGAGCGAGGAAACCGCAAAGAAGATTGGTGAATACGTAAAGTTGAACGGCTCTTTGAGAGATATTCATTCAAAGCTGTCAGAAGATCCAGAGATCTCCGCCAATGAACTGGCCAAAGCAGGTCTCGATGATATTGCCCTCCTGATCAACTATGTGGAGGCATTGGGTATCGACTCTTTCATATCTTTTGATCTCTCTTTAGCCAGAGGTTTGGACTACTATACCGGTTTGATCTATGAGGTGGTCACGGAGGCTTCCGCTCCACCAAAAAATGCCAgcgacttgaagaagaaggctaaAGCAGACGAGGATGCGTCCGCATATGTTGGAGTGGGGTCCATTGCCGCTGGGGGTCGTTACGACAAATTGGTTAGCATGTTTGTCGAGGCCTCTGGTAAGAAACCCGTAGAGATTCCATGTGTTGGTATATCATTTGGTGTTGAGAgaatcttttctttgattaAGCAGAGAACCATTTCCGCTTCTTTGAAGCCAACTGCTACTCAAGTATTTGTAATGGCCTTTGGTGGCGGTAAAGACTGGACAGGGTACTTGCCAGAGAGGATGAGGATTGCTAAACAGTTGTGGGAGGCAGGTATCGAAACCGAGTACGTCTACAAATCAAAGGCTAACCCAAGAAAACAGTTTGATGCGGCAGACAAGTCCGGAGCTTCTTTAGCTGTTATTCTgggaaaagaagaatacgCCGACGGCAAGTTGCGCGTCAAAAGGCTAGGTCCGGAGTTCGCTGATGATGACGGTGAGGTTGtcaaagctgaagaaatTGTCAAGGttgtcaaagaaaaattATCTCAAGTGCACCAAGATGGCATCGATCAGGTAACGCGACTCATCAAGGGCTTGTAG
- the BNA2 gene encoding dioxygenase BNA2 (ancestral locus Anc_7.444), protein MSKNIRLPTLEEYGLSDNGFLPSEFPVSKLSDEYYKDWETIVENIPSLLLSKKMREVVDRLPVLDVKDSLVGDVRQVRRAYSVLCFIANAYVWGYDKPCDTLPDCIAKPLLTVSDILGLPPLATYASVVLWNYKPIVANSELVDDLLDLSNLTSINTFTGGMDETWFYLVSVMTEKIGAPCVTSGLKAIQAVRADDLEGAISELKCIAEAIDNLGSVLMKMEAMCDPHIFFFRIRPYLAGWQNMAEVGLPKGVKYGSEGDYLSFAGGSNAQSSLLQALDIVLGIEHFPTGKKGSGARTISANSDQNSFINEMRKYMPREHREFLGHLAKVSNIKDYVETKKDKELTLAYDACIAMLKSFRDKHIQIVTRYIILQAHKKDASSQSKVLRSGLSKSQGQKEQRGTGGTALIPFLKQCRDETGSSAASDWGKKVLSTAVLNVHENSTAAGVRKRSHESTADSGGDAKRMKLGLAGNWNIDQESDEEGSYPAGHW, encoded by the coding sequence ATGAGCAAAAATATTCGTTTACCTACTTTGGAAGAATATGGGCTGTCCGACAATGGTTTTCTGCCAAGTGAGTTCCCGGTGAGTAAATTATCAGATGAATATTATAAAGACTGGGAGACGATAGTTGAAAATATACCTTCGTTGCTTCTCTCAAAAAAAATGAGAGAGGTTGTTGATAGATTGCCAGTTTTAGATGTTAAAGACAGTTTGGTCGGGGACGTCAGGCAGGTTCGGAGGGCTTATTCTGTGCTGTGTTTTATTGCCAATGCTTATGTGTGGGGTTACGATAAACCGTGTGATACGCTTCCCGATTGTATAGCTAAACCATTGCTTACGGTATCGGATATCTTGGGTCTGCCTCCTTTGGCTACTTATGCTTCGGTCGTGCTGTGGAATTACAAGCCTATCGTGGCAAACAGCGAGTTGGTTGACGACTTGCTGGACCTGTCGAATTTGACCAGCATCAACACGTTCACCGGTGGCATGGACGAAACGTGGTTTTACCTTGTGAGTGTAATGACGGAGAAAATCGGTGCTCCTTGTGTGACGTCTGGTTTGAAGGCTATCCAGGCTGTTAGGGCAGATGATCTAGAGGGTGCTATCAGTGAGTTGAAATGCATTGCTGAGGCAATCGACAACTTAGGTAGCGTACTCATGAAGATGGAGGCTATGTGCGATCCCCAtatttttttcttcaggataAGACCTTATCTTGCTGGCTGGCAGAATATGGCAGAGGTTGGTCTGCCAAAGGGTGTGAAATATGGGTCTGAGGGAGATTATTTGTCTTTTGCTGGTGGCTCAAACGCGCAAAGCTCTTTGCTTCAAGCTTTGGATATAGTCTTGGGCATTGAGCATTTCCCAACGGGCAAGAAGGGCTCTGGTGCTCGCACCATCTCTGCAAATAGTGATCAGAactctttcatcaatgaaatGAGAAAGTATATGCCCAGGGAACATCGCGAGTTTCTGGGACACTTGGCCAAAGTGAGCAATATCAAAGACTACGTGGAAacaaagaaggataaggaATTGACTCTAGCTTATGATGCATGCATAGCAATGCTGAAGTCGTTCCGTGATAAACATATTCAGATTGTAACACGGTACATCATACTGCAAGCGCACAAGAAGGACGCTTCGTCACAGTCGAAGGTTTTAAGAAGTGGTCTGTCCAAGAGCCAGGGACAAAAAGAACAAAGAGGAACTGGTGGAACCGCCTTAATTcctttcttgaagcagtGTAGAGATGAAACGGGCAGCTCTGCGGCCTCGGATTGGGGCAAGAAGGTATTGAGTACGGCAGTGTTGAATGTTCATGAAAACTCTACTGCTGCCGGCGTGAGAAAAAGATCTCACGAGTCAACTGCTGACTCTGGTGGTGACGCTAAAAGAATGAAGTTGGGCCTTGCCGGAAATTGGAATATagatcaagaaagtgatgaGGAAGGCAGTTATCCAGCCGGTCATTGGTAG
- the MIX23 gene encoding Mix23p (ancestral locus Anc_7.443) produces MSSDSIEVTAPEALLDANLSFPEETPLIRHLTMTRERCVDPTLADSFLRLLRYGSDDSIKQRLSAYQRHEENSPFKNKRCGSFLRNELYPNWQARNRIITFCRNQLEDMKAELDEKYGQHSATPLKAEVDLRIDPYAAKDRQHEQENRYKELKRLNTWIENQIKIESILLANSNRTLQQNCDQNVNYINEFWKFHRATR; encoded by the coding sequence ATGTCAAGCGATTCGATCGAAGTTACAGCACCTGAAGCATTGCTAGATGCCAATCTAAGCTTTCCCGAGGAGACACCGCTCATCCGACACCTCACTATGACTCGAGAACGCTGCGTCGATCCCACACTGGCTGACTCTTTCCTGAGACTGCTGAGGTATGGAAGTGACGACAGCATAAAGCAGAGACTGAGTGCGTACCAGAGGCACGAGGAGAACAGTCCCTTCAAGAATAAGAGATGTGGCAGCTTTCTCAGGAATGAGCTCTACCCTAACTGGCAGGCAAGAAACCGGATCATTACGTTTTGCAGAAACCAACTCGAGGACATGAAGGCTGAGCTGGACGAGAAGTACGGGCAGCACTCTGCAACGCCTTTAAAAGCCGAGGTCGATCTGCGAATTGATCCATACGCTGCCAAAGATCGACAGCACGAACAGGAGAACCGCTacaaagaactgaagaGATTAAACACATGGATCGAAAATCAGATAAAAATCGAATCGATCCTGTTGGCCAACAGTAACCGCACATTACAGCAGAACTGTGACCAAAATGTGAACTACATTAACGAATTCTGGAAATTCCATCGAGCAACGCGCTGA